In a single window of the Amycolatopsis sp. cg5 genome:
- a CDS encoding ABC transporter permease → MSVVLATTTRAVRGAPRAGRGRRLFRRNRLLVISGVLLAVIVLAVLVLPFFLPSVSATDPVNRLLPPSAAHPLGTDSFGRDVLSRLVSGGRASLGLSALITLCAAFSGLVIGLISGFFRAADAVLMRVMDAWMSFPAIILAMALAISLGASIWTELIALTVIFTPFTARVIRSRVLGIAGRAYIGAARVSGMSKGKILLVHVFPNVLPLALVQVVILSAAAMLVDGAMSFLGLGIAPPTPTWGNMIAEGRSYLVQAPWLVIAPGVTIMACVFLLNLIGSSLRLAVDARARTLNDLQRLRTRRPS, encoded by the coding sequence ATGAGCGTGGTTCTGGCGACGACGACGCGCGCGGTGCGCGGCGCGCCGCGGGCAGGTCGCGGGCGCAGGCTGTTCCGGCGCAACCGGCTGCTGGTCATCTCCGGCGTGCTGCTGGCGGTGATCGTGCTGGCCGTGCTCGTGCTGCCGTTCTTCCTGCCCAGCGTGAGCGCGACCGATCCGGTGAACCGGCTCCTGCCGCCGTCGGCCGCGCATCCGCTCGGCACGGACTCGTTCGGCCGCGACGTGCTGTCCCGCCTCGTCTCCGGCGGCCGCGCCTCGCTCGGCCTGTCCGCGCTGATAACCTTGTGCGCGGCGTTCAGCGGGCTGGTGATCGGCCTGATCAGCGGCTTCTTCCGGGCGGCCGACGCGGTGCTGATGCGGGTGATGGACGCCTGGATGTCGTTCCCGGCGATCATTCTCGCGATGGCGCTGGCGATCTCGCTCGGCGCGAGCATCTGGACCGAGCTGATCGCGCTGACGGTGATCTTCACGCCGTTCACTGCCCGCGTCATCCGCAGCCGCGTGCTCGGCATCGCGGGCCGCGCCTACATCGGCGCGGCCCGGGTTTCGGGAATGAGCAAGGGAAAGATCCTGCTCGTGCACGTGTTCCCGAACGTGCTGCCGCTGGCGCTGGTCCAGGTGGTGATCCTGTCGGCGGCCGCGATGCTGGTGGACGGCGCGATGAGCTTCCTCGGTCTCGGCATCGCTCCCCCGACCCCGACCTGGGGGAACATGATCGCCGAAGGCCGGTCGTACCTGGTCCAGGCGCCCTGGCTGGTCATCGCGCCCGGCGTGACGATCATGGCCTGCGTGTTCCTGCTCAACCTCATCGGCTCGTCGCTGCGCCTCGCCGTCGACGCCCGCGCCCGGACCCTGAACGACCTCCAACGCCTGCGCACCCGCCGCCCTTCCTGA
- a CDS encoding dipeptide ABC transporter ATP-binding protein, which yields MTLLELRKLTVGVLADETERELVRELSFDLDEGRTLCVVGESGSGKTVTALSIIRLLEFVAPVRTRGEITVDGVDLTRLSADEMRAYRGPRIGMIFQEALDSLNPGQRVGKQLIEAYRKPGSLPRQAARKGTPLHREAEAKARGLLTEVGLTDTERVLSLYPHQMSGGMQQRVMIALALMADPSLLIADEPTTALDVTTQAEILTLFDRVRRDHGTACVFITHDMGVAARVADRIAVMYRGELVELGSKEDILHAPKHPYTKALLDCVPKLGVSRRDGFPTISEALLEAAMNGESAVATETRTLSKPSEEDTKDGTALVIDSVSKVYGRRGRFSLNRSPEVHAVNNVSLEIAPGEFFGLVGESGSGKTTLGRLVSALETPTEGTITFGEHRCTAAGLEGDERAFRRRAQLIFQDPQSSLDPRHTAARIIAEPLRELTGMRGAELDRRVTELIDEVGLPSDTAGKLPSQLSGGQRQRVSIARAIAAEPDLIVADEPTSALDVSVQGQVMNLLLDLRRTRALSFLFITHNLSLVLSVADRVGVMYRGELIEVGEPDEIRLRPRHDYTSRLLAANPELPDHPHTGVRNP from the coding sequence ATGACCCTGCTCGAATTACGGAAACTGACCGTCGGCGTGCTCGCCGACGAGACGGAACGCGAACTGGTCCGTGAGCTGTCGTTCGACCTCGACGAGGGCCGGACACTCTGCGTGGTCGGTGAATCCGGCAGTGGAAAAACGGTGACGGCCTTGTCGATCATCCGGTTGCTGGAATTCGTCGCGCCGGTGCGCACCCGCGGTGAGATCACCGTCGACGGCGTTGATCTCACGCGGCTTTCCGCCGATGAGATGCGCGCTTACCGCGGCCCTCGGATCGGGATGATCTTCCAGGAGGCACTGGATTCGCTCAATCCGGGCCAGCGAGTCGGCAAGCAACTGATCGAGGCTTACCGCAAGCCCGGTTCCCTGCCGCGGCAAGCCGCGCGCAAAGGCACACCGCTGCACCGCGAGGCCGAGGCGAAGGCCCGCGGCCTGCTCACCGAAGTCGGCCTCACCGACACCGAGCGGGTGCTTTCGCTGTATCCGCACCAGATGTCGGGCGGGATGCAGCAGCGCGTGATGATCGCGCTCGCGCTGATGGCCGACCCGAGCCTGCTGATCGCCGACGAGCCGACCACCGCGCTCGACGTGACGACGCAGGCCGAAATCCTCACCCTGTTCGACCGGGTGCGCCGCGACCACGGCACCGCGTGCGTGTTCATCACGCACGACATGGGTGTCGCCGCGCGGGTGGCCGACCGGATCGCGGTGATGTACCGCGGTGAACTGGTCGAGCTCGGCTCCAAAGAGGACATTCTGCACGCGCCGAAACACCCGTACACCAAGGCGTTGCTCGACTGCGTGCCGAAGCTCGGCGTGAGCAGGCGCGACGGCTTCCCCACCATCTCGGAAGCACTGCTCGAAGCGGCGATGAACGGCGAATCGGCGGTCGCGACCGAAACCAGGACGCTCAGCAAACCCAGCGAGGAGGACACGAAGGACGGGACCGCGCTCGTCATCGACTCGGTGTCCAAAGTGTACGGACGTCGTGGCCGGTTCTCACTCAACCGCTCCCCCGAAGTCCATGCCGTGAACAACGTGTCACTTGAGATCGCGCCCGGCGAGTTCTTCGGGCTGGTCGGGGAATCCGGCTCGGGCAAGACCACGCTCGGCAGGCTGGTGAGCGCGCTGGAGACGCCCACCGAAGGCACGATCACCTTCGGCGAGCACCGCTGCACGGCCGCGGGCCTCGAAGGCGACGAACGCGCCTTCCGCCGTCGCGCGCAGCTGATCTTCCAAGACCCCCAAAGCTCGCTCGATCCCCGGCACACCGCGGCCAGGATCATCGCCGAGCCGCTGCGGGAACTCACCGGCATGCGCGGCGCCGAACTGGACCGCCGCGTCACCGAGCTGATCGACGAGGTCGGCCTTCCCTCTGACACGGCCGGAAAACTGCCGTCGCAGCTCTCCGGCGGCCAGCGGCAGCGCGTCTCGATCGCCCGCGCGATCGCCGCCGAGCCGGACCTCATCGTCGCCGACGAACCCACCTCGGCGCTCGACGTCTCGGTGCAGGGCCAGGTGATGAACCTGCTGCTCGACCTGCGGCGGACCCGCGCGCTGAGCTTCCTGTTCATCACGCACAACCTCAGCCTGGTGCTCTCGGTCGCCGACCGCGTCGGCGTGATGTACCGCGGTGAGCTGATCGAGGTCGGCGAACCCGACGAGATCCGGCTCCGGCCCCGGCACGACTACACCAGCCGCCTGCTCGCGGCGAACCCCGAACTGCCCGACCACCCCCACACTGGAGTGCGGAACCCATGA
- a CDS encoding SDR family NAD(P)-dependent oxidoreductase: MVTGGASGIGRGVAEAFHAAGDRVVIADVSARAAHDLAAELGAEHVELDISDPGSVDAALKLVTERLGPVDVLVNNAGLAGGGGPLVGLDIGVFDLCMRVNFRGTFLMTRAVGAHMLEAGTRGSIVNITSIGARQPTPGLGHYEATKAAVEALTRSAALELAPHGIRVNAVAPGPVLTPMTAGFTSDTAARAAWEARIPLGSIASVADVVPSVLFLASADAGHLTGVSLQVDGGQLLT; the protein is encoded by the coding sequence GTGGTGACCGGCGGCGCCAGTGGCATCGGCCGCGGGGTCGCCGAAGCGTTCCATGCCGCGGGCGATCGGGTGGTCATCGCCGACGTCTCCGCGCGCGCGGCCCACGACCTGGCGGCCGAACTCGGCGCGGAGCACGTCGAACTCGACATCTCCGACCCCGGCTCGGTCGATGCCGCGCTCAAGCTCGTCACCGAGCGGCTCGGGCCGGTGGACGTGCTCGTCAACAACGCCGGGCTCGCCGGTGGCGGCGGTCCCCTGGTAGGCCTGGACATCGGCGTGTTCGACCTGTGCATGCGGGTCAACTTCCGTGGCACGTTCCTGATGACGCGCGCGGTGGGCGCGCACATGCTGGAAGCGGGCACGCGCGGTTCCATCGTCAACATCACCTCCATCGGCGCCCGGCAGCCGACACCCGGACTCGGTCACTACGAGGCCACCAAAGCGGCCGTCGAGGCACTCACCCGCTCGGCGGCACTCGAGCTGGCGCCGCACGGGATCCGGGTCAACGCGGTCGCGCCGGGGCCGGTGCTCACGCCGATGACCGCCGGTTTCACCTCGGACACCGCGGCCCGCGCGGCCTGGGAAGCGAGGATCCCGTTGGGGAGCATCGCTTCCGTCGCCGACGTGGTGCCGTCAGTCCTCTTCCTCGCCTCCGCCGACGCCGGCCATCTCACCGGGGTGAGCCTGCAGGTCGACGGCGGGCAGCTGCTCACCTGA
- a CDS encoding alpha/beta fold hydrolase has product MPETTSGPPVLLVHGFASDGHTDWITTGWPSALTAAGREVVVPDLPGHGSSPAPTGSAGAKAITAELARLVGKLSEVDVVGYSLGARLSWELPAQATVRRLVLAGVSPVEPFGAVDVAAALAFADGGKPPTDLLTNMIARMVTAPGRNPAALLRCVEDLRAEPFAPAAGAVGVPTRFVAGSDDPVSRGIETLVDLVPGADLVRVPGDHGGALRSQEFKTAALEFLA; this is encoded by the coding sequence ATGCCCGAAACCACCTCTGGACCACCCGTGCTGCTGGTGCACGGCTTCGCCTCCGACGGCCACACGGACTGGATCACCACCGGCTGGCCGTCCGCGCTCACCGCGGCCGGCCGTGAGGTGGTGGTCCCCGACCTGCCCGGCCACGGCTCCAGCCCCGCACCGACAGGCTCGGCGGGCGCCAAGGCGATCACCGCCGAACTCGCGCGCCTCGTCGGCAAACTGTCCGAAGTGGACGTCGTCGGCTACTCGCTGGGCGCGCGGTTGTCGTGGGAGCTGCCCGCTCAGGCGACCGTACGCCGCCTGGTGCTGGCAGGGGTGAGCCCGGTCGAGCCGTTCGGCGCCGTGGACGTCGCCGCGGCGCTGGCTTTCGCCGATGGCGGCAAACCCCCGACCGATCTGCTGACCAACATGATCGCGCGCATGGTCACCGCGCCGGGCCGGAATCCGGCCGCGCTCCTGCGGTGCGTCGAGGACCTGCGTGCCGAGCCGTTCGCCCCGGCCGCCGGCGCCGTTGGCGTGCCGACCCGGTTCGTCGCGGGCTCCGACGATCCGGTCAGCCGGGGCATCGAAACCCTCGTCGACCTCGTACCGGGCGCCGACCTGGTCCGCGTGCCCGGCGACCACGGCGGCGCCCTGCGCAGCCAGGAATTCAAGACCGCCGCCCTCGAATTCCTGGCCTAG
- a CDS encoding amidohydrolase translates to MPSQRIQPASLVVRGGPVLTFDPAGTVAGAMAVRDGRIVALGDAALEHVGPDTEVIELAGRTVLPGLNDAHLHATWLGARWPDTLIGSARFTGGEEKAVRDAGERRAAILRAGDVCASLGITSYTEPGLGPGETGCFGAEVLEEYAALAAEGLLRARVTVLRLFGLLDGASSLAGFERGLASPVPVSDPLWLTVSGVKIFADGIPPMRSAWTSHCYTDGSHGAMLVDGDDDPGRAENLATMIEMAHDAGMVVAVHATGDRSIEASLGSLRRGDHLVHGDLVTADQLARMASAGVGLTVQSAIALAMRGMLAEALGAEVGARAWPLADMLASGVPLTLSSDAPVVTPDWRIHIAAAAQLLEASEMDSALMGRLLRCYTTAAAEQDGGAAWKGSLTVGRVADFCVLAGNPLEVAFADLPDVGVELTVSGGRVVYSGEQLPAVDLQAHPGEMAGVGGGEEED, encoded by the coding sequence ATGCCGTCGCAACGTATTCAGCCCGCGTCACTGGTGGTTCGCGGCGGTCCGGTGCTCACCTTCGATCCGGCGGGCACCGTCGCGGGGGCGATGGCGGTGCGCGACGGCCGGATCGTCGCACTCGGCGACGCGGCGCTCGAACACGTCGGACCTGACACCGAAGTGATCGAACTGGCCGGGAGAACCGTGCTGCCCGGTCTCAACGACGCGCACCTGCACGCGACCTGGCTCGGCGCCCGATGGCCGGACACGCTCATCGGCAGTGCCAGATTCACCGGCGGCGAAGAGAAGGCCGTGCGCGACGCCGGGGAACGACGTGCCGCCATCCTGCGCGCGGGTGACGTGTGCGCGTCGCTCGGCATCACGAGCTATACGGAGCCGGGCTTGGGGCCGGGGGAGACGGGGTGTTTCGGCGCGGAAGTGCTGGAGGAGTACGCGGCGCTGGCGGCGGAGGGGCTGTTGCGCGCGAGGGTGACCGTCCTGAGGTTGTTCGGCCTGCTCGACGGTGCCAGTTCGCTGGCGGGCTTCGAACGTGGCCTCGCCTCGCCGGTTCCTGTCTCGGATCCTTTGTGGCTCACCGTTTCTGGCGTCAAGATCTTCGCTGACGGGATCCCGCCGATGCGGTCGGCGTGGACGTCTCACTGCTACACCGACGGTTCGCACGGCGCGATGCTCGTCGACGGCGACGACGATCCGGGGCGCGCGGAGAACCTGGCCACCATGATCGAAATGGCACACGACGCCGGGATGGTGGTCGCCGTCCATGCCACGGGCGATCGCAGCATCGAGGCCTCGCTCGGCTCGCTGCGGCGCGGCGATCATCTCGTGCACGGTGACCTGGTGACGGCGGATCAGCTGGCCAGGATGGCGTCGGCCGGTGTCGGGCTGACCGTGCAGTCCGCGATCGCGCTGGCCATGCGGGGAATGCTGGCGGAGGCGCTCGGCGCCGAGGTCGGCGCCCGCGCGTGGCCGCTGGCGGACATGCTGGCCTCGGGTGTGCCGCTGACCTTGAGCAGCGACGCGCCGGTCGTCACCCCTGACTGGCGGATCCATATCGCCGCGGCGGCGCAGTTGCTGGAGGCGTCCGAAATGGACAGTGCGCTGATGGGCAGGCTGCTGCGCTGTTACACGACTGCTGCCGCCGAGCAGGACGGCGGGGCGGCGTGGAAGGGATCGCTCACCGTGGGCCGGGTCGCCGATTTCTGCGTGCTGGCAGGCAATCCGCTCGAGGTCGCGTTCGCGGACCTGCCGGACGTCGGTGTCGAACTCACCGTGTCCGGCGGCCGCGTCGTGTACTCAGGTGAGCAGCTGCCCGCCGTCGACCTGCAGGCTCACCCCGGTGAGATGGCCGGCGTCGGCGGAGGCGAGGAAGAGGACTGA
- a CDS encoding ABC transporter permease, translating into MTGLLLRRLRDLLIILVIVGTMMFFVIRLIPGDPAQAILGPTARPSDVDALRESMGLNGSLWEQYVGWAGNVLQGDFGTSITYHAPVLGVVADHILPTLTLAVLSTVISFFLSVAITSWQAISPRNPIARALDRLSALGMAMPDFWISLVLVLVFSVTLRWFPSSGYANLFTDPATAVPALVLPLTVLVIGQTALFVLTLRESLLGELPLAYLRTARVKGLSERQVMTKHVLPNALMPLVTQLGSNFAMLVGGIVIIESIFVVPGLGHLLMGAVSTRDFPLIQGVTLFVAVLFVLVNLLVDLSYALLDPKVRVS; encoded by the coding sequence ATGACCGGTCTGCTGCTGCGCAGGCTGCGCGATCTGCTGATCATCCTGGTCATCGTCGGCACGATGATGTTCTTCGTCATCCGGCTGATCCCCGGCGACCCGGCGCAGGCCATCCTCGGCCCGACGGCGCGTCCGTCCGATGTGGACGCGCTGCGGGAGAGCATGGGCCTCAACGGTTCGTTGTGGGAGCAGTACGTCGGCTGGGCGGGCAACGTGCTGCAGGGCGACTTCGGGACGTCGATCACCTACCACGCGCCGGTGCTGGGCGTGGTCGCCGATCACATCCTGCCGACGCTGACGCTGGCCGTGCTGTCCACTGTGATCAGTTTCTTCCTCTCGGTCGCGATCACCTCGTGGCAGGCGATCTCACCGCGCAATCCGATCGCGCGGGCGCTGGACCGGTTGTCCGCGCTCGGCATGGCGATGCCGGACTTCTGGATCTCGCTCGTGCTCGTGCTGGTGTTCTCGGTGACGCTGCGCTGGTTTCCGTCCAGCGGCTACGCGAACCTGTTCACCGACCCGGCGACGGCCGTGCCCGCGCTGGTGCTTCCGCTGACCGTGCTGGTGATCGGCCAGACCGCGTTGTTCGTGCTCACCCTGCGCGAAAGCCTGCTCGGAGAACTCCCGCTGGCTTATCTGCGCACCGCGCGTGTCAAAGGGCTCTCGGAGCGGCAGGTGATGACCAAGCACGTGCTGCCGAACGCGCTGATGCCGCTGGTCACCCAGCTGGGCAGCAACTTCGCGATGCTCGTCGGCGGCATCGTGATCATCGAGTCCATCTTCGTCGTGCCGGGGCTCGGCCATCTCCTGATGGGCGCGGTGTCCACTCGGGACTTCCCGCTGATCCAAGGGGTGACGTTGTTCGTCGCGGTGCTGTTCGTGCTGGTCAACCTGCTGGTGGACCTGTCGTACGCCCTGCTCGACCCGAAGGTGCGTGTCTCATGA
- a CDS encoding zinc-binding dehydrogenase, whose protein sequence is MVDRTEAAVLTEHGSALTLRELPLPAAPEPGAALVRITCTTLCGTDVHIWSGQMTFPGMLPMVLGHEMVGEVVAVGPGTTDTLGREITEGDRIGWSESTCGKCYGCTILREPVACEKRGYGFLQRSDVFPYATGGLVRYCYVTPGAAKLLLPGDVKDTWASMSGCAGKTVLRAVSRSGGIRPGGTVVVQGAGALGVFATAVARISGAAEVITIGGPPDRLKTAERFGATATIPVDGSVEERVERVKELTGGRGADHVFDFAGGPTIGEEAVAFAAQRGTVAIVGSTGPAPSPVALGTVMGKELTVVGSLNGDIADYHRSVDFFRTFAERMPWDELFSAPVGLSLASKSVESMSRLGELKAVIDPRLP, encoded by the coding sequence ATGGTCGACAGAACCGAAGCCGCGGTGCTCACCGAACACGGGTCCGCGCTCACCCTGCGGGAACTCCCGCTGCCCGCGGCGCCGGAACCGGGCGCCGCGCTGGTCCGGATCACCTGCACCACGCTGTGCGGCACGGACGTGCACATCTGGTCGGGGCAGATGACCTTCCCCGGCATGCTTCCGATGGTGCTGGGCCACGAGATGGTCGGCGAGGTGGTGGCCGTCGGACCGGGCACCACGGACACGCTCGGCCGGGAGATCACCGAGGGCGACCGCATCGGCTGGTCGGAGTCGACGTGCGGAAAGTGTTACGGGTGCACGATCTTGCGCGAGCCGGTCGCCTGCGAGAAGCGCGGATACGGCTTCCTCCAGCGTTCCGACGTCTTCCCCTACGCCACCGGCGGCCTTGTCCGGTACTGCTACGTGACGCCGGGCGCGGCCAAGCTCCTGCTGCCCGGCGATGTCAAGGACACCTGGGCCTCGATGTCCGGTTGCGCCGGAAAGACCGTGCTGCGCGCCGTTTCACGATCGGGCGGCATCCGTCCGGGTGGGACGGTCGTGGTCCAGGGCGCGGGCGCGCTCGGCGTGTTCGCCACCGCCGTCGCGCGGATCTCGGGCGCGGCCGAGGTGATCACCATCGGCGGGCCGCCGGACCGGCTGAAGACCGCCGAGCGGTTCGGTGCGACAGCGACGATCCCGGTCGACGGCAGCGTCGAAGAACGCGTCGAACGGGTCAAGGAACTGACCGGCGGCCGCGGCGCCGACCATGTCTTCGACTTCGCAGGCGGCCCCACCATCGGCGAGGAAGCGGTCGCCTTCGCCGCCCAACGCGGGACCGTCGCGATCGTCGGTTCCACCGGCCCCGCGCCCTCCCCCGTCGCGCTGGGCACGGTGATGGGCAAGGAACTCACGGTCGTCGGTTCGCTCAACGGCGACATCGCCGACTATCACCGCTCGGTGGACTTCTTCCGCACGTTCGCGGAACGGATGCCCTGGGACGAGCTGTTCAGCGCGCCCGTCGGGCTTTCCCTAGCCTCGAAGAGCGTCGAGTCGATGTCGCGGCTCGGCGAACTCAAAGCCGTCATCGATCCTCGTCTTCCCTAG
- a CDS encoding ABC transporter substrate-binding protein — protein MRRTLTSAVLGVATVLLLSSCMGGQSGGGGAADGPPKTGGNLNVAVPTDPQSLDMVANPGQVTAHIGNMMYEKLFEVDRAFTARPMLVDDYTASPDRLTYTFKLRQGVTFHDGNPLTAEDVVASLKRWQQVHRTGQLVTPDIEAITPTDPATVTIKLKQPRYPLINELAGAGTEIYEAKNLAGLAPTGFAQDKAIGSGPYKLKSWDIGRELVLERYTGYKSRSEEDWGGQAGAKHAYLDTVTYKVVSDQDALINGLQTGQWDHIMPTNDQYETLRANPAVVVHNLPGGNDNVIIPNFNTGSKFADPRAREALNLVLDKPAINAATGGSKDLTVETGAFASPDNKQFFSNAGEDVYKRHDPEKAKQLLAEAGITAGTTIRVVTTNSYPEFGKWAVLIQDGLSKIGINTKIDTFDFATMLGTLTKEPGGWDITTLFFDSALTSPAQMPALTLGTLNGSSSPELDGLMAEFNASTNPEQAKAVVDKLQAFTWKQLSVITLSQSRLYAAYSPKLKGYGDFYRVFWNTWLAS, from the coding sequence ATGAGACGAACCCTGACCTCGGCCGTGCTCGGCGTGGCGACCGTCTTACTGCTCAGCTCGTGCATGGGCGGGCAGTCCGGCGGCGGCGGCGCCGCGGACGGTCCCCCGAAGACGGGCGGCAACCTGAACGTCGCGGTGCCCACCGATCCGCAGTCGCTCGACATGGTCGCCAATCCCGGCCAGGTGACCGCGCACATCGGCAACATGATGTACGAGAAACTGTTCGAAGTGGACCGTGCGTTCACCGCCCGGCCCATGCTGGTCGACGACTACACCGCCAGCCCTGACCGGCTCACCTACACCTTCAAGCTGCGCCAGGGCGTCACCTTCCACGACGGCAACCCGTTGACCGCCGAGGACGTGGTGGCGAGCCTGAAGCGGTGGCAGCAGGTGCACCGCACCGGGCAGCTGGTCACGCCGGACATCGAGGCGATCACGCCCACCGACCCGGCGACGGTCACCATCAAGCTCAAGCAGCCGCGCTACCCGCTGATCAACGAACTGGCAGGCGCGGGCACGGAGATCTACGAGGCGAAGAACCTCGCCGGTCTCGCGCCCACCGGGTTCGCCCAGGACAAGGCGATCGGCTCCGGCCCGTACAAGCTGAAGAGCTGGGACATCGGCCGCGAACTCGTGCTGGAGCGGTACACCGGCTACAAGTCACGGTCCGAAGAGGACTGGGGCGGGCAGGCAGGCGCGAAGCACGCGTATCTCGACACCGTGACGTACAAGGTGGTGTCCGATCAGGACGCGCTCATCAACGGCCTCCAGACCGGGCAGTGGGACCACATCATGCCCACCAACGACCAGTACGAGACCCTGCGCGCCAACCCGGCCGTGGTGGTGCACAACCTGCCTGGCGGCAACGACAATGTGATCATCCCGAATTTCAACACCGGTTCGAAGTTCGCCGATCCCCGTGCCCGCGAGGCGCTGAACCTGGTGCTGGACAAGCCCGCGATCAACGCGGCGACCGGCGGCAGCAAGGACCTCACCGTCGAGACCGGCGCCTTCGCCTCCCCCGACAACAAGCAGTTCTTCTCCAACGCCGGCGAGGACGTCTACAAGAGGCACGATCCCGAGAAGGCCAAGCAGCTGCTGGCCGAGGCCGGGATCACCGCGGGCACGACCATCCGCGTCGTCACCACCAACTCCTATCCCGAGTTCGGCAAATGGGCCGTGCTGATCCAGGACGGGCTGTCGAAGATCGGCATCAACACCAAGATCGACACCTTCGACTTCGCCACCATGCTGGGCACGCTCACCAAGGAGCCGGGTGGCTGGGACATCACCACGCTGTTCTTCGACTCGGCGCTGACCTCGCCCGCGCAGATGCCGGCGCTCACCCTCGGCACGCTGAACGGGTCGTCCTCCCCCGAACTCGACGGGCTCATGGCCGAGTTCAACGCCTCGACCAACCCCGAGCAGGCCAAGGCGGTGGTGGACAAGCTGCAGGCGTTCACCTGGAAGCAGCTGTCGGTGATCACGCTCAGCCAGTCCAGGCTGTACGCGGCCTACTCGCCCAAGCTCAAGGGTTACGGCGACTTCTATCGCGTCTTCTGGAACACCTGGCTGGCATCATGA
- a CDS encoding aldo/keto reductase codes for MYEKQDGLGFATSALSLGSWNTWDRMDFDDAVRLLRHAIDAGVTLFDVAHYDMGPHAEQSRTDILFGEAVRTAGIARDEYQLCGKLWLWDYPNVGFAQQLTTSFARIGVERAEAVVVGDYFARPDIPRIVTEVAEQIRLGRFDVWGVNNWHASDLDYALKFASREGLPAPSFAQLKYSVARRSMAEGPFYGAHFENGRLALQASDVFEGGVLLGNTPSRKIGADPGGIREAIKAAAGGVATVAAEFGVRPSQLAIAFCLAYAPVANVLFGVSRLAQLEDNLGAVRLATEHGADVRAALDGLWLDRAVAADGTL; via the coding sequence GTGTACGAGAAGCAGGACGGATTGGGCTTCGCCACCTCGGCGCTGAGCCTGGGCTCGTGGAACACCTGGGACCGCATGGACTTCGACGACGCCGTGCGCCTGCTCCGGCACGCGATCGACGCGGGCGTCACGCTCTTCGACGTCGCCCACTACGACATGGGCCCGCACGCCGAGCAGTCCCGCACGGACATCTTGTTCGGCGAGGCGGTCCGCACGGCCGGAATCGCGCGGGACGAGTACCAGCTGTGCGGCAAACTGTGGCTGTGGGACTACCCGAACGTCGGGTTCGCCCAGCAGCTCACGACCTCGTTCGCCCGGATCGGCGTCGAGCGCGCCGAGGCGGTGGTGGTCGGCGACTACTTCGCCCGCCCGGACATCCCGCGCATCGTCACCGAGGTGGCCGAGCAGATCCGCCTCGGCCGCTTCGACGTCTGGGGCGTGAACAACTGGCACGCGTCGGACTTGGACTACGCGCTGAAGTTCGCGTCACGGGAAGGCCTGCCGGCGCCGAGTTTCGCTCAGCTCAAGTACAGCGTGGCTCGGCGGTCCATGGCGGAAGGTCCCTTCTACGGCGCGCATTTCGAGAACGGACGGCTGGCGTTGCAGGCCTCGGACGTGTTCGAAGGCGGCGTGCTGCTCGGCAACACCCCATCGCGGAAGATCGGCGCGGACCCGGGCGGCATCCGCGAGGCGATCAAAGCCGCGGCCGGGGGCGTGGCCACGGTGGCCGCCGAGTTCGGGGTGCGTCCTTCGCAGCTGGCGATCGCGTTCTGTCTCGCCTACGCGCCGGTGGCGAACGTCCTGTTCGGCGTGAGCAGGCTTGCGCAACTGGAGGACAACCTCGGCGCCGTGCGCCTGGCCACCGAGCACGGAGCCGACGTCCGGGCCGCGCTCGACGGACTCTGGCTGGACCGAGCCGTCGCCGCCGACGGAACGCTGTAA